In Marinobacterium sp. LSUCC0821, the DNA window GATGCCTATGTTTAGCAAGAGCATCTTTCGAACCCTTAAAAAGATTTGGAGTTGATAATGAGAATTTGTGTTGCTGGCGCTATGGGCGCTTTCGGCCTTAAGCACTTAGATGCACTGAGCGCTATTGATGGCGTTGAAGTAACTTCGGTTGTTGGTACAAAACCTGATGCGATCAAAGCCTTTGCTGAAGAGCGTAATATCGGTCACTACACAACAGACCTTGCTGAATCACTTGCACGTGATGACGTTGATGCCGTGATTCTAGCAACTCCAACTCAGATGCACGCATCGCAGTCTATTCAGTGTCTAGAAGCTGGCAAACACGTGATGGTTGAGATCCCAATGGCTGATAACATTGAAGACTCAATCAAGCTTGTAGAGACTCAGAAGCGTACTGGCCTTGTTGCAATGTCTGGTCAGACGCGTCGTTTCAACCCAAGCCACCAGTGGATCCATAACAAGGTTCAGGCGGGTGAGTTGAAGATTCAGCAGATGGACGTGCAGACTTACTTCTTCCGTCGTTCAAACAAAAACGCTCTAGGTCTAGCGCGCTCTTGGACTGACCACCTGCTATGGCACCATGCTTGTCACACAGTTGACCTATTCGGTTACCAGACTGGTGAGAAGATCGTTAAGTCACAAGCACTTCAGGGTCCTATCCACCCAGAACTTAACATCGCGATGGATATGTCTATTGGTATGAAGTCAGAGAGCGGCGCAATCTGTACCCTATCTCTATCATTCAACAACGATGGCCCATTCGGTACTTTCTTCCGTTACATCTGTGATAACGGCACCTACCTTGCTCGTTACGATGATCTTTACGACGGTAACGACAACAAGATCGATCTTTCTGGTGTTGCTGTATCTAACAACGGTATCGAACTTCAGGATCGTGAGTTCATCGCGGCAATCCGTGAAGGTCGCGAGCCAAACTCAAGCGTTGCTCAGGTTCTTCCAGCAATGGAAACTTTGCACGCTCTAGAGCAGTGTCTAAACGACTAATCCCTGCTTGAATAGAAAAGGCCGCATTGCGGCCTTTTTGTTTTCTGCAGTATCTGGAAATGGCTGATAGATTTCTCGGCTTGCACTGCGTGCAATTCGCTCCTACAGTCGGACTTCGTAATGGATCACTGGAAGACGCTGAGAGTGTTGGGTCAGACCGCGGAGGGTCAGACCCGTTGCTCCGTAAATAGTTTGCCGCTCGGGGTCTGTCCCTCCGGGACTGACCCCACTTTACAATTACGCTCGAACTACAACACAAACGCCAAAAAGCCATTCAACGTTACATAGGCTGTAACGGTCGCTGCAAGCAGTGAGCTTGCTGCTACTTTACCAGCACCATAGGGCCCTGCTAAAACCGGAAACACTGTTAGCATCGGCGATGCTGCTGTAATCACAGCTGCGGTGTAAAGGATTGGATCCATAGGTCCCCAGGCTGCCAATACTGCAATCATGATGAGAGGGTGCAGTACCAGTTTAGATAGCGTAACCGTTGAGATCGCGCGCAGATCACCCTTGATAGAGTTACCTACCAAAGATCCGCCAATCATAATGAGCGCTGTTGCTGCCGCACCACTGGCTAGCATGCCTAATGACTGCTGAATAAATGCAGGAAAGTGCAGCCCTAATGCAGACATGGTTAAACCCGCAGCAACTGCCAGTAGGATAGGGTTGGATATTAAGCGTTTGCCGATTTTGCTAAGAATCTGCTTAGTTCCATCCGCAGCTGAGGTTGCCACTTTCCACTCAGTAACAAAAAGCGCAACAGGCATGACAAGGAGGTTCTCTACCAGCACACAAAGAGCAAACACTTTGGTTGCGTGGTCTGGCATCACCTGCAGCAATATAGGTAGACCCACAAACATGCTGTTTGGGATGGCGCCACCCATGGCAAGAATACTCGCTTCGCTACCTTTGCTATTGGTGAAGCGACTGATCAGAAAGTTGGCCACAAAGTAGGTGATCACACTCGCTAATCCATAGGTGATCATAAAGTCCGGTTTGATCAACTCTTGCGGTGTGCTTTTGGTTAGGTTGATCAACATAATTCCGGGTACTGCAAAGTAGAGTACGAAACGGCCTAATGCTGGAATGTGTTCTGGCAGTAACACTTTTTTGTAGACGCCCAGATAGCCCAGCGCGATTAGAAAAAAGAGGGGAGAGGTGATCGCTAATACGTTCAAGCTTCTATTCCTTGTGAAGCGGATTGGTTGCGCTATTCTACATCAAAGTGATCTGCTGGAATGAGTCTCTTTCCAGGATAATTCCAATCTTTAGAGCCATAGTTGCCCGTAAGGGCAGAGTTTTCTTGATATGGCCGCGCCCTGTCAGTAATCTTGTTGTAAATAGAGAAAAGGCGCATTGCCCTGATGCATACTCCCTCGTACCGCTCATTTAATACCTTCTCGACTCGCACTCAGTTGTTCGATTCAATTTTACATCTGTTGCTTTGGGTTTCGGGTGCAATGGCAGTGGTCGCATCTGTTAAATATCTATTGATTGGTGGGGGTAGCGAGTGGAGTTTTATCCCTCTACCGCTGACACTGTTACTTATAAAACTGTTTGGTAACGGCGTCTCTACAACGATTAAGGCATCTCTAGTCATTCTGGTGATGTTGATCAACGCTTTTTTCGTGCAGATCTACGGCGGCTCTTTAGATTTAACGCTCTGGTGTGGTCTTCTCTACCCCGTCTTTTTGAGGTTCCTAATTCCACAATCTGCGATTTTGGCTGTTGTCCCTCTATCGATCTTTATATTCGCCTGGCTCTCTCACTACGCAGTTGGACTCAATGGTGCCGTCCTCTATTCGCAGGATGATAAATTCATCGTCCATTTCCCTACGATACTTTTTGCCATTCTTGGTTACTACACCATCTCGATTATGTTCAATCAGGTCTACCGCTACACAGCGCTTAAAGAGATGGACCTTGATAATAATATGGCCCAAGGGTTGCTGGATGAGTTGCAGCTAGAAGCACACTTCAATTGGCTGCGCCACAAAAATGAGGACGATACCTCTGTTCGTGTCTACGGTATTCGCGTTGCAGGTCTTAATGTTGATAGTTCATCCCAAACTGCTCCGGAATTAACGCTGGTATCCGCCTTTAATAATCTGCTTAGAAGCCGTCTACCGATAGGTGTCAGTATTGGGCGTCTGAAAAATGGGGATTACGTCGTTATGGCGGAGCGTCGATACTGGGACGCCTTTGAGACGGGGCTTCGCTCGCTTTTACACGACAGTTTAGAGATTGATGGCAGCTACATATCTATTGAGCCATCTATAGCTACTTCTGATGCGCCAACCGACGGTGCTACTCTCAAAAATATCCTAAGTAATCTAAACACGG includes these proteins:
- a CDS encoding Gfo/Idh/MocA family oxidoreductase — translated: MRICVAGAMGAFGLKHLDALSAIDGVEVTSVVGTKPDAIKAFAEERNIGHYTTDLAESLARDDVDAVILATPTQMHASQSIQCLEAGKHVMVEIPMADNIEDSIKLVETQKRTGLVAMSGQTRRFNPSHQWIHNKVQAGELKIQQMDVQTYFFRRSNKNALGLARSWTDHLLWHHACHTVDLFGYQTGEKIVKSQALQGPIHPELNIAMDMSIGMKSESGAICTLSLSFNNDGPFGTFFRYICDNGTYLARYDDLYDGNDNKIDLSGVAVSNNGIELQDREFIAAIREGREPNSSVAQVLPAMETLHALEQCLND
- a CDS encoding EAL domain-containing protein → MHTPSYRSFNTFSTRTQLFDSILHLLLWVSGAMAVVASVKYLLIGGGSEWSFIPLPLTLLLIKLFGNGVSTTIKASLVILVMLINAFFVQIYGGSLDLTLWCGLLYPVFLRFLIPQSAILAVVPLSIFIFAWLSHYAVGLNGAVLYSQDDKFIVHFPTILFAILGYYTISIMFNQVYRYTALKEMDLDNNMAQGLLDELQLEAHFNWLRHKNEDDTSVRVYGIRVAGLNVDSSSQTAPELTLVSAFNNLLRSRLPIGVSIGRLKNGDYVVMAERRYWDAFETGLRSLLHDSLEIDGSYISIEPSIATSDAPTDGATLKNILSNLNTVFERALEERKLFARYTLQDRERQSSRKQFSVSDLLAAIDQRQLEVHFQPKIDIQNEDQLVGAEALVRWRHPELGLLYPGDFVDEMERSAVRLNFVNFIIEESAKFCYQLQEAGHPIEISFNLNAHDIQDLRVTADLHRVQSDYNFPPNLMQIEVSEHETSVSLDSLTRALNAIRELGYGVSLDDFGTGMSSLSYFQALPVDTVKIDRRFVHDLHLNPSSEQVVRMITSLAKSEGCALVAEGAEVSEEIDVLRKIGVNQVQGFYFGAALDAEAFFKQYGLTIKEDDE
- a CDS encoding AEC family transporter, with translation MNVLAITSPLFFLIALGYLGVYKKVLLPEHIPALGRFVLYFAVPGIMLINLTKSTPQELIKPDFMITYGLASVITYFVANFLISRFTNSKGSEASILAMGGAIPNSMFVGLPILLQVMPDHATKVFALCVLVENLLVMPVALFVTEWKVATSAADGTKQILSKIGKRLISNPILLAVAAGLTMSALGLHFPAFIQQSLGMLASGAAATALIMIGGSLVGNSIKGDLRAISTVTLSKLVLHPLIMIAVLAAWGPMDPILYTAAVITAASPMLTVFPVLAGPYGAGKVAASSLLAATVTAYVTLNGFLAFVL